CGCTTTAAAGAAACAGGAAATGTACGCTTCAGCGATGAACAAGGGCTTAACGATCAGCTGTATGTCCATCTCGCCCAGGCGCTGAACCGAAGTTTATTCACCATTGGCATTGATAATACGCTACCGGAGGAGTTCAACCGGCTTTATCCGCGTCTGGTACGCACTACGCGTGAGGCGCTCGCCGGGTTTGAAGCCGAATACGGCGTCCGCTTTTCTGACGAAGAAACGGGACTGGTGGCGGTAATTTTTGGTGCCTGGCTGATGCAGGATAACGATCTGCATGAAAAACAAATCGTATTATTAGCGGATAAAAATGACGCGCTGGAAACCTATATTGAGCAGCAACTGCGTGAGCTGACCCTGTTGCCGCTCAATATTAAACGGGTATCAACCCGGGCGTTTCAAAAAGAGGGATGTCCGCGCGGCGTAGCGCTCATTGTCACACCTTACGCTACGCCGCTACCGCTCTTCTCACCGCCATTGATTCATGCGGACCACGCTCTCACGGCGCACCAGCAGCAACAGATCCGCAAGATCCTGGAGTCATGAGGCCGCAATCACTTTGGGTCGCAGGAAGATTGCCGGCAATGCCACCAGCGCCATAATCCAGAATACGCCGCTGCCCAGATGTTGGTACAGAAAACCGGCAAATACCGTCATGATAGCAATACTGCCGCCCATCGCCACAGCGGAATAGACGGCTTGCAAACGAATCACTTCACTTCCCTGACGCGCAGCGATATAACGCATGGCGGCCAGGTGGCACACGGTAAACGTGCCACAGTGCAGGATTTGTATCACAATCAGCCACGGTAGCGCCGTACTCCAGCCCATTAGCCCCCAACGTACCACGCCACAGACGGCGGAAAGCAGCAGTAAGTCGCGGGCGCTAAATCGGCGGAATAACTTTTTGCTCAGGGCGAAGATGATCACCTCCGCCACCACGCCCAGTGACCATAAATAGCCGACCGCCGACGCTGAATAGCCTGCCCCTTGCCAGTATATAGCGCTAAAACCGTAGTAGGCAGCGTGCGCCCCTTGCAGCAAACAAACACAGGCGAGAAAACGCCAGCTTTGTGTCACCAGCATACGCCAGGCGGGAAAGCCTGCGCTTTCCTGCTGACGAGTTTCCCCCTGGGGCGGTACGCTGGGACGTAACAGCATACCCAGCAACATTGAGGCGACGCCGAGAGACAACAGCGTCAGAATCGCCTGGTAATCAAACAGGCTAACCAGCTTACCGGTAAGGGCCGAACCAATCACGAAAGCAACAGACCCCCACAGCCGCACCCGGCCATAATCAAGGGTGATTTGCTTTTGCCAGGTATTGGCCAGCGCATCAGTCAGCGGTACCAGGGGTGAAAAAAAGAGGTTAAAACCGACCATCACCACCATGAGCCACGCGACATACGTTCCCGCCCAGAATGCCAGCGCAAACACCAGCGTCAGCAACGCCAGGACACGCAACGCGAAAATCAACCGTGAGGGATCGCTCACGCGGGGAGCAATGAGCAGGCTACCGAGAAAACGCGCGACCAGACCCACGCCCAGCAGAAGGCCAATGGTTTCCGGCGTTAGCCCAAGACCTTTGAGCCAGACGCTCCAGAATGGCAGAAAAATACCGTAACTAAAGAAGTAGGTGAAATAACTGAGCGCCAGCCAGCGCGTGGAATGCAATGCCATGATTCCCTCCCGTTTGGAGGCGATAGTCTGGCGATAAACGATTGCGCTGGCAAGAGTAACATAAGATTCACAAGCGGAGGGAGAAGTTCAAACGGCAACGCCGCCGGATAATGGCTTCCGGCGGTGTCACGTTATGGCGCATAAGTAATGCCCGACAGACGCAGCGCCATCGGGCCATTTTCACAACACAAGCGCTTACGCGTAAACCGGGAAGCGTGCGCAGATATCCAGCACTTTCGCTTTCACGCGTTCAATGGTGGCGTCATCATTGATGTTGTCCAGCACGTCGCACATCCAGCCAGCCAGCTCTTTCACTTCCGCTTCTTTGAAGCCGCGACGAGTGACCGCCGGAGAACCGATACGGATACCGGAGGTTACGAACGGGCTCTTCGGATCGTTGGGCACGCTGTTTTTGTTCACGGTGATATTGGCACGGCCCAGGGCGGCGTCGGCTTCTTTACCGGTCAGGTTTTTATCCACCAGGTCCAGCAGGAACAGGTGGTTTTCAGTGCCGCCAGACACCACTTTGTAGCCGCGGTTCAGGAACACTTCCACCATCGCTTTGGCGTTTTTCGCAACCTGCTGCTGGTAAACTTTGAATTCCGGCTCCATCGCTTCTTTCAGCGCCACCGCTTTACCGGCGATCACGTGCATCAGCGGGCCGCCCTGCGCGCTTGGGAAGACGGCGGAGTTCAGTTTTTTGTACAGTTCTTCGTCGCCGCCCTTCGCCAGAATCAGGCCGCCGCGCGGACCCGCCAGGGTTTTATGGGTGGTGGTAGTGACCACATGCGCATGGGGAACTGGGTTCGGGTAAACGCCTGCGGCAATCAGGCCCGCCACGTGCGCCATGTCGACAAACAGGTATGCGCCGATGCTGTCAGCGATTTCACGCATTTTTGCCCAGTCAACCACGCCGGAGTAGGCAGAGAAGCCACCGATAATCATCTTCGGCTTGTGCTCTTTGGCCAGCTTCGCCATCTCGTCATAGTCAATTTTACCGGACTCATCAATACCGTAAGGTACGATGTTGTACAGTTTACCGGAGAAGTTAACCGGGGAGCCGTGAGTCAGGTGGCCGCCCTGCGCCAAATTCATACCCAAAACGGTATCGCCCGGTTGCAGTAGCGCGGTATAGACCGCAAAGTTAGCCTGAGAGCCAGAATGCGGCTGGACGTTAGCATAGTCGGCGCCGAACAGTTCTTTTGCGCGATCGATAGCCAGTTGCTCAACGATATCCACATATTCGCAACCACCGTAGTAGCGCTTACCCGGATACCCTTCAGCGTATTTGTTGGTCAGCTGAGACCCCTGCGCCTGCATCACGCGCGGGCTGGTGTAGTTTTCGGAGGCGATCAGTTCAATGTGCTCTTCCTGACGTACTTTTTCCTGCTCCATAGCCTGCCACAATTCGGCATCATAATCGGCAATGTTCATTTCACGCTTTAACATCCGCATCTCCTGACTCAGCTAACAATAAAATTTGTGCCTGAAACGGCAGTCCGTGGGACTTCGGCCAACAGTATAACCGAATCATTCTTCGATAACAGGTCTTGACAAAGGTTTTTACGCAAACGTTTACCTACGCGCCAAATCAGACTTTCTTGATACAAAGCCTTGTGAATTTCAATGGATTTCTTTTCAGCTTTGTGATGCAGATTTTTCACGTTGTTACGTTCGCAACGTAAAGCTATGAAGAACCATTTACAATGCAAGGGTATTTTTATAAGATGTATTTGATATACATCATTAGATTTTCACATAAAGGAAGCACGTATGCTTGACGCACAAACCATCGCTACAGTAAAGGCTACCATTCCCCTGCTGGTTGAAACGGGGCCGAAGCTTACCGCCCACTTTTACGACCGCATGTTTACGCATAACCCAGAGCTCAAAGAAATCTTTAATATGAGCAACCAGCGTAACGGCGATCAGCGAGAAGCCCTGTTTAACGCCATCGCAGCCTATGCCAGCAATATCGAAAATTTACCGGCGCTGCTGCCAGCGGTAGAAAAAATCGCGCAGAAGCACACCAGTTTCCAGATTAAGCCAGAGCAGTACACTATCGTTGGGACGCATCTGCTGGCGACACTGGACGAAATGTTCAGCCCGGGTCAGGAAGTGCTGGACGCGTGGGGCAAGGCTTATGGCGTACTGGCTAATGTCTTTATCAACCGGGAAGCCGAGATTTATCACGAAAATGCCAGTAAAGAGGGTGGCTGGGAAGGCACGCGTCCGTTCCGCATCGTCGCGAAAACCCCACGCAGCGCATTGATTACCAGCTTTGAGTTTGAGCCGGTCGACGGCGGTACGGTGGCGGAATACCGTCCCGGGCAGTATCTGGGCGTCTGGCTGAAGCCGGAAGGTTTTGCGCATCAGGAGATCCGCCAATATTCACTGACCCGTAAACCGGATGGCAAAGGTTATCGTATTGCCGTGAAGCGCGAAGACGGCGGCCAGGTATCAAACTGGTTGCACAACCATGCCAGCGTTGGTGATGTGGTGCATCTGGCCGCGCCAGCAGGCGATTTCTTTATGGATGTCGTTACCGATACCCCCGTGTCACTGATTTCCGCAGGCGTCGGCCAGACGCCAATGCTGGCGATGCTTGATACGCTGGCGAAAGCGCGCCATACCGCGCAGGTGAACTGGTTCCACGCGGCGGAAAATGGTGACGTTCATGCGTTTGCTGACGAAGTGAGCGAACTGGGTCGCACCCTGCCGCGTTTCACCGCACATACCTGGTATCGCGAGCCGACCGAGGCCGATCGCGCTCAGGGGGGATTTGACAGCGAAGGTCTGATGGATTTCAGCAAACTGGAAACAGCCATCAGCGATCCGACAATGCAGTTCTATCTTTGTGGTCCGGTGGGTTTTATGCAGTTTGCCGCAAAACAGTTGGTATCCCTTGGCGTGAATAACGAAAACATTCATTACGAATGCTTCGGCCCGCATAAAGTACTGTAATCGCAAAAAATCATCTGTAAACACGGGCGTTGTCGCCATGGCGAACGCCCGTTTACCTCTCAGTCCTCCGGCTTAATTGCGCTGCTTTTTACGCCCTTCTTTTACAAAAAAGGAGAATAAAAAAAGTCTGTGCAAATCGTGTTATTATTAACGTTTGACTTAGCTCGTTAGGGCATCTTTTTATGCAGCAACCTGTTGTACGCATTGGAGAGTGGCTGGTTACACCTTCTGTTAATCAAATCAGTCGTCAGGGACGCCAGATTACCCTTGAACCACGACTGATCGATCTTCTGATGTATTTTGCGCACCATCCGGATGAAGTGTTGAGCCGGGATAACATTATTGATCATGTCTGGATGCGCACCATCGTGACCAACCATGTTGTCACCCAAAGCATTTCTGAACTGCGCAAATCGTTAAGAGACGGCGGAGACAGCAATGCAGAATACATCGTTACCGTACCCAAACGCGGCTACAAGCTAACGGCACCTGTCATCTGGTGCGAAGAAAATAGCGATGAAATCGATAATTCATCGACATCGCCGCCAGTCGTAGCAACGTATACAGAACCGACGGACGTTGTGCCTGCCGCGACGCCTGCACAGCCCGCACTTCCACAAGTGTCCGCTAAAAAGACGAAGAAGCCGCGTATCGCCGCCTTCTGGACATGGTTTATGTTTCTGCTCTCGCTGGCGACTCTGGTCGTGTTTATCGTCATGTCGGTCGTGGACCATAATGCCGCGGTAACCAAAACGCGGTTATTGCTTAACCCACGAGATATAGATGTTCGTTTTGAAGGCGGTAATTCCTGTAATAACTGGGTCTCGCAGGAGTCTTACGCCATCGGTCTGGGCGGCTTAATTACCGACCTGCTGAACACCTACTCGACCTTTATGGTGCATGATAAAACTAATTACCGGGTCAATGAGCCAAGCAGTTCCGGTAAGACGTTAACCATTCAGTTTGTCAATCAGCGCCACTACCGGGCACAACAATGCTTTATGTCTGTGGTGTTAATCGATAACGCCGATGGCTCAACCATGCTGGATAAGCGCTATTTCGTGACCAATACTAACCAGTTGTCCATCCAGGATGATCTGTTCAACAGCCTCTCTTTCGTTTTAACCCAGCCCTGGCCTGATCGTATGCGGGAACAACTGGCCCTGTTCAGAACACCGCAGAATACTGCGCTAATGCATTTCTATGAAGCGCGTCAGCTTATCCTGAGTGGAGATGCACAGGCGCTAGGTAAAGCCAGCGATATTCTGAATGGCATTATTAAGGAAACGCCTGATTTCAACTATGCCTATGAATATAAAGTGCTGGTAGATGTATTACGGCAATCGCAACAGCCGTTTGATAAAGAGCAAGTGGCTGCGCTGAACGAAGAGTTTAAAAAAATAGATCAAATTCCTGGTGTGGAGAAAACGTCCGTTTATTATAAGATCAAGACCGTCGATCTGTTAGGCAAAGGTGATATTGATGCCGCGTATGAGGAAATTAATAAAAGTATTGAGCTTGAAATGTCATGGTTTAACTATGTCCTGTTAGGCAAAGTTTATGAGATGAAAGGTGAGAATCGTCTGGCGGCAGATGCCTATCTGACAGCATTTAATTTGCGCCCCGGAGAAAACACTCTGTACTGGATTGAGAATGGTGTATTTCAGACATCTGTTCAGAAAATCGTACCTTACCTGAATAGTTTTTTGGCTGAAGATTAACTTCGATGCTGAAACATGACAAATAAAAGCGAAAATATATTAAAATTTTCGCTTTTAAATTGTAAATCACATGTTGCCAAAAATAGATTATGTTAACTTTGGCAACATGCTAAACGCAAAGAATCGTAAATATAACCCTTTGTAATTAAAGAATGTTTATACTTTCATGATATTTTCCATGATATTTATATGTTAATTCGAAAATATCAATCTATCAATTTTCCGGTGTTTGTTTTTATTTCACTTTTTCTTTAGGACTTATCTCACTCAATTCATTAATCTTATCGACAGTTGAACGGGCACGCAGCATATATGAAGCATAAGCCCGGTTCTTAAAAATACAGCTCAGGAGAAATGAACATGAGTTCTGTCAAAAAGATCGGGCTATTTGCCTGTACTGGCGTCGTTGCCGGTAATATGATGGGGAGCGGGATTGCATTATTACCTGCCAACCTTGCCAGTATTGGTGGCATTGCCATCTGGGGCTGGGTAATTTCTATTATTGGGGCAATGTCGCTGGCTTATGTCTATGCGAGGCTGGCGACCAAAAACCCTCAGCAGGGTGGACCTATCGCCTATGCCGGGGAAATATCTCCGGCGTTTGGTTTCCAGACCGGGGTGCTTTATTATCATGCAAACTGGATTGGTAATTTAGCCATCGGTATTACCGCCGTTTCTTATCTTTCTACATTCTTCCCGGCATTAAATAATCCAATACCGGCAGGTATTGCCTGTATTGCCATCGTGTGGCTGTTTACCTTTATTAATATGCTGGGTGGAGCATGGGTCAGCCGCTTGACGACTATTGGTCTGTTCCTGGTTTTGATCCCGGTAGTATTGACCGCCGTGGCCGGCTGGCATTGGTTTGATATTGCCACCTACCACGCGAACTGGAATACCTCTACGACGACCGATTCTCACGCCATTGTCAAAAGTATTCTGCTCTGCCTGTGGGCGTTCGTTGGCGTTGAATCTGCTGCCGTCAGCACTGGCATGGTAAAAAACCCGAAACGTACCGTACCGCTGGCAACCATGCTGGGTACCGCACTGGCAGGCATCATTTATATCGCC
The Salmonella bongori NCTC 12419 DNA segment above includes these coding regions:
- a CDS encoding 3-phenylpropionate MFS transporter, yielding MALHSTRWLALSYFTYFFSYGIFLPFWSVWLKGLGLTPETIGLLLGVGLVARFLGSLLIAPRVSDPSRLIFALRVLALLTLVFALAFWAGTYVAWLMVVMVGFNLFFSPLVPLTDALANTWQKQITLDYGRVRLWGSVAFVIGSALTGKLVSLFDYQAILTLLSLGVASMLLGMLLRPSVPPQGETRQQESAGFPAWRMLVTQSWRFLACVCLLQGAHAAYYGFSAIYWQGAGYSASAVGYLWSLGVVAEVIIFALSKKLFRRFSARDLLLLSAVCGVVRWGLMGWSTALPWLIVIQILHCGTFTVCHLAAMRYIAARQGSEVIRLQAVYSAVAMGGSIAIMTVFAGFLYQHLGSGVFWIMALVALPAIFLRPKVIAAS
- the cadB gene encoding cadaverine/lysine antiporter, which produces MSSVKKIGLFACTGVVAGNMMGSGIALLPANLASIGGIAIWGWVISIIGAMSLAYVYARLATKNPQQGGPIAYAGEISPAFGFQTGVLYYHANWIGNLAIGITAVSYLSTFFPALNNPIPAGIACIAIVWLFTFINMLGGAWVSRLTTIGLFLVLIPVVLTAVAGWHWFDIATYHANWNTSTTTDSHAIVKSILLCLWAFVGVESAAVSTGMVKNPKRTVPLATMLGTALAGIIYIAATQVIAGMFPASVMASSGAPFAISTSTILGNWAAPLVSAFTAFACLTSLGSWMMLVGQAGVRAANDGNFPKIYGEMDKNGIPKKGLLLAAVKMTALMILITIMNSSGGKASDLFGELTGIAVLLTMLPYFYSCVDLIRFEGFNIRNSVSLICSVLGCAFCFIALMGASSFELSGTFIVSLIILMFYGRKMHQRQNNDSENNTAEAL
- the hmpA gene encoding NO-inducible flavohemoprotein, with translation MLDAQTIATVKATIPLLVETGPKLTAHFYDRMFTHNPELKEIFNMSNQRNGDQREALFNAIAAYASNIENLPALLPAVEKIAQKHTSFQIKPEQYTIVGTHLLATLDEMFSPGQEVLDAWGKAYGVLANVFINREAEIYHENASKEGGWEGTRPFRIVAKTPRSALITSFEFEPVDGGTVAEYRPGQYLGVWLKPEGFAHQEIRQYSLTRKPDGKGYRIAVKREDGGQVSNWLHNHASVGDVVHLAAPAGDFFMDVVTDTPVSLISAGVGQTPMLAMLDTLAKARHTAQVNWFHAAENGDVHAFADEVSELGRTLPRFTAHTWYREPTEADRAQGGFDSEGLMDFSKLETAISDPTMQFYLCGPVGFMQFAAKQLVSLGVNNENIHYECFGPHKVL
- the glyA gene encoding serine hydroxymethyltransferase, which codes for MLKREMNIADYDAELWQAMEQEKVRQEEHIELIASENYTSPRVMQAQGSQLTNKYAEGYPGKRYYGGCEYVDIVEQLAIDRAKELFGADYANVQPHSGSQANFAVYTALLQPGDTVLGMNLAQGGHLTHGSPVNFSGKLYNIVPYGIDESGKIDYDEMAKLAKEHKPKMIIGGFSAYSGVVDWAKMREIADSIGAYLFVDMAHVAGLIAAGVYPNPVPHAHVVTTTTHKTLAGPRGGLILAKGGDEELYKKLNSAVFPSAQGGPLMHVIAGKAVALKEAMEPEFKVYQQQVAKNAKAMVEVFLNRGYKVVSGGTENHLFLLDLVDKNLTGKEADAALGRANITVNKNSVPNDPKSPFVTSGIRIGSPAVTRRGFKEAEVKELAGWMCDVLDNINDDATIERVKAKVLDICARFPVYA
- the cadC gene encoding lysine decarboxylation/transport transcriptional activator CadC, with protein sequence MQQPVVRIGEWLVTPSVNQISRQGRQITLEPRLIDLLMYFAHHPDEVLSRDNIIDHVWMRTIVTNHVVTQSISELRKSLRDGGDSNAEYIVTVPKRGYKLTAPVIWCEENSDEIDNSSTSPPVVATYTEPTDVVPAATPAQPALPQVSAKKTKKPRIAAFWTWFMFLLSLATLVVFIVMSVVDHNAAVTKTRLLLNPRDIDVRFEGGNSCNNWVSQESYAIGLGGLITDLLNTYSTFMVHDKTNYRVNEPSSSGKTLTIQFVNQRHYRAQQCFMSVVLIDNADGSTMLDKRYFVTNTNQLSIQDDLFNSLSFVLTQPWPDRMREQLALFRTPQNTALMHFYEARQLILSGDAQALGKASDILNGIIKETPDFNYAYEYKVLVDVLRQSQQPFDKEQVAALNEEFKKIDQIPGVEKTSVYYKIKTVDLLGKGDIDAAYEEINKSIELEMSWFNYVLLGKVYEMKGENRLAADAYLTAFNLRPGENTLYWIENGVFQTSVQKIVPYLNSFLAED